The genome window GTATATTATTTTATTCCAGTTCCCTAAGTCCAAACGGCTCAGGGCCGGATGGGATAACGATTAATTATTGAAGGTTCTGGCATGATGATTTCCAAATGCGGTTACCCTGAATTGGGGAAATGGTTATTGTTGACTTTCCCATTTGATTTTAATATATATTTTTGAATAAGTAATTTCATAAGGATGGAGGGGTAACTGGTGAAGGCGTACCGGTAGTACGTCGACCGAAGGTTTTGACCGATAACGCAGTGAAATTCTTTATATGACAATCTATATAATATTTTTGAACAAAATCTCAAGGCAGAGTTAGATGAAAAAATTTTCCTGGCCCGATCCGCCGGGGCAGACTGCATTTCCCATAGCCAGAGCAGGATATCCTTTTATTTTTGCCGCCGCTTTTGTAACAGTGATTTTCGCGCTCCTTGGACTCGTCATTCCGGCTGTTGGCGGATTATTGGCTGCAAGTTGCATATGCTGTTTTTTCAGGGATCCGGACAGGGTGATACCAAACAAACTCAGGGCTGTTGTTTCACCTGCCGACGGCAAGATTGTTAAAGCCGAACTAATTGAAAAAAATCGTTTTACAGAAGAAAATTGTATAAAAATAAGTATCTTTATGTCGGTTTTTAATGTTCATGTTAACCGAATCCCTTATGCCGGCAAAATAACCGATATTTGTTACTATCCTGGGAAATTTTTTTCCGCCAATCTGGATAAGGCATCAAAAAATAATGAACATAATGCAATTTTTATTGAGACTGACAATGGTCATTCAATCTGTTTTGTCCAGATAGCCGGACTAATTGCAAGACGTATTATTTGCGGTCTGCAGCAGGGAGATACCGTAGATCGCGGACAACGGTTCGGCATCATATGTTTCGGATCACGGCTGGATGTTTATCTTCCGGCAGATTCGGATATCAGCGTCTCTACCGGGGATAAAGTTAAAGCAGGCGCTTCCATTCTGGGGTTTTTATCATGAAACATAATAATACCGAAAAATCCATACCAAAGAGGCCGCGCCGGGGCATTTATATTCTGCCTAACTTTTTTACATCCATGAATATCTTCTGTGGATTTTATGCCATAATATCTTCAATAAACGGCAGATTTACGGCAGCCGGAGTCTCTATTCTCATAGCTGTTGTTTTCGATTCATTGGACGGAAAGATCGCCAGGGCAACAAATACTACAAGCAAATTCGGGGTTGAGTACGATTCCCTGGCCGACCTCATTTCTTTTGGCCTTGCTCCAGGCCTCATGATATACCTTTGGGCACTGAAACCCTTAGGCCGAATAGGGTGGCTGGCTGCTTTCCTCTTCCTTATATGCGGCGCTCTCAGGCTTGCACGATTCAACACACAAACAGGAAGTGTAGACAGCAACCATTTTGTTGGTCTTCCGATACCTGCAGGAGCAGGTATGAATGCCGTTATTGTTTTATTCTGCCACAGGTTCGGAATGAATAATAGTGTAAATCCGATATTAATATTTATAATTATGAATACCCTTTCTTTCTTGATGGTAAGCACCATTAAATATAATAGTTTTAAAAAACCGGAGCTGTTCAAAAAAATGAATTTCAATGTTCTGGTGGGGGCTGTCATTATATTTATTTTTATTGCGGCTGAACCGTCGATTGCACTTTTTCTTATGGGGCTTATTTATGTTATTTCGGGACCCATTGGCTCTCTTAAACATCTTAAAAATGCAAAACATAATACAACAAATACACCCAAACCAGATAAAAAAAAAGCCTGAGGATCGGAGATTAAATAATATTGTTCAAGTTATTTAATTTACGATCCTAACCATATTTAATATATACTAACTTTATCCATTGTGCTTTTTCGCATGCTCAATGGATATTTTTTATGAGGGTATTAAAAATTATGTCAAAAAAATATTCAATTGCTGTTATTCCGGGCGACGGCACCGGACCGGAAGTTATTAATGAAGGCATCAAGGTACTGGAGGCTGTTGCAAAAAAATTTGAATTCACCATTGATTTCACGAATTACGACTTGGGTGGGGAAAGGTACAAAGCCACCGGTGAAATATTTCCTGATACCGCTGCCGAAGGCCTTACCGCGGCTGATGCCATATACCTGGGAGCAATAGGCCATCCTGATGTAAAACCGGGTATTCTTGAAAAAGGCCTACTTTTGAAACTAAGATTCGACTTTGATCAATATATTAACCTGAGGCCGGTTAAACTCTATGAAGGTGTCGAAACCCCCTTAAAAAACAAATCACCCGATGACATAGATTTTGTTGTGGTGCGTGAAAATACTGAAGGTCTCTATGCCGGAGCAGGAGGCTGTTTAAAACGCGGCACACCGGATGAGGTTGCAATCCAGTCTTCGATAAATACCCGTAAAGGTGTGGAAAGATGCATCAGGTTCGCATTTGAGTATTGCAGAAGCCGGAACAAGGCAAAAAAACTGACTCTTTGCGGAAAGACCAATGTCCTTACATACGCTTTTGATCTCTGGGAGCGGACTTTTTATGAAGTAGGAAAAGAATACCCGGACATTCAAACCGATTATGCTCATGTTGACGCCATATGTATGTGGATGGTAAAGAACCCGGAATGGTTTGATGTTATTGTTACAGATAACATGTTTGGAGATATTATAACCGATCTGGCCGCAATGATACAGGGTGGCATGGGAATTGCCGCCGGAGGCAATATCAATCCCGAGGGCGTCTCCATGTTTGAACCAATCGGCGGATCGGCCCCCAAATATACAGGAAAGCAGATAATCAATCCCATCGCGGCAATTTCCGCAGCTCAGATTATGCTTGCAACCCTTGGCGAAAAAAAAGCCTCCCAGACGGTTGAAAAGGCGGTAATCAAGGTGCTGCGTGATGATCTGGATGATATCGCTGCCGGAAAAATGGGATACACCACAAGTGAAGTAGGAGATCTTGTGGCGGAATATATTATTGCCAATTAGAGTTGGAGACATTAACCATGGATGAAAAAAAATTCAATGTCGCAGTGGCAGGTGCGACCGGCGTTGTCGGCAATCAGATGATCACCTGCCTTGAGGAAAGGGAGTTCCCTGTAAAATCGATTAAATTCCTGGCTTCCCACAGATCCGCCGGGCGTAAGCTGGAGTTTAAGGATCAGGAAATAACAGTTGAAGAATTAAAAGAGGATTCTTTTAGGGGAATTGATATAGCAATATTTTCAGCCGGAGGGGGGCCCAGTAAAAAGTTTGCGCCCTGCGCCGCAAAAGATGGATGTATTGTAGTAGACAACTCAAGCGCGTGGAGAATGGACACTGAGGTTCCGCTATTGATTCCGGAAGTAAACCCTGATGACATAAAAAATTACACCAATAAAGGTATAATCGCAAATCCCAACTGCTCAACAATCCAGATGCTGGTCGCTCTTTACCCGATTTATAAAAAATGCGGCATCAAGAGAATTGTGGTTTCCACATATCAGGCTGTATCAGGCACCGGATTAAAGGCGATTGAAGAACTATCCGATCAGACCAGAGCGATGCTGAATTTTCAGGATTATGAAAAAAAAGTCTATCCTCACCAAATCGCCTTTAACTGTCTTCCGCATATAGATGTTTTTCTGGAAAACGGTTACACTAGGGAAGAGATGAAAATGGTCCTGGAAACCAGAAAAATTTTCGGAGATAACAATATAGGAGTAACTGCCACGACTGTACGAGTCCCGGTCTTTTATAGTCATTCCGAATCGATAAATATAGAAACCCTTGAGCATATTTCTGCTGACGAAGTAAAAACGCTGCTCTCAAATGCACCTGGAATAAAAGTATTGGACGACCCGGAAAAAAATCTTTATCCTCTTGCTATTGAAGCCGCAGGAACCGACCTGACCTATGTCGGGCGTATAAGAGAGGACGAGTCGATCCCCAATGGAATCAATTTATGGGTAGTGGCTGATAATATCAGAAAAGGAGCCGCCACCAATGCAGTTCAGATAGCAGAATTACTTGCCAAAGATTATTTATAAGGGAGTGACACAGTTTGGAAAAAACACCGATTACAATGCGAGGCTATGAAACACTGAAAAAGGAACTGGAACATCTTAAGAGAGTTGAAAGGCCTGCAAATATCAAGGCTATAGAGGAAGCACGCGCTCATGGAGACCTGTCTGAAAATGCAGAATTTGAAGCAGCAAAAAATAGACAAAGTTTTATAGAAGGACGGATAGGCGAACTGGGATATAAGTTAGCCAGCGCCGATATAATCAACCCGGATGAACTTCCAAAGGACAGGGCTGTGTTTGGCTGCACGGTTCTGCTTGAAAATATTGATACCGGCGAAGAAATTAAATATCAGCTTGTGGGCCCGGACGAATCTGATATTGAGAAAAAACGCATATCTGTCAGTTCGCCCCTAGGGCAGGCAATGATAGGCAAGGAACCTGGGGACGAGGTAAAGCTAAACGCTCCGGGCGGTAAAAGATTGTATGAACTTATAGAAATACTTTAAATGGAGGCACTTGTGGCACGAATAACTATGGAAGATTGCCTGAAACGGGTCCAAAACCGGTTTCAACTGGTTAATATGGTGGCAAAACGTGTAAGGCAGATCCGTGATGGAGCGGAATACCTTATATATTCACCTAAAAATGAAGACGTTGTTACATGTCTTAGAGAAATTGCAGCCGGCAAAATAAAACTCAAAAAAGAAAAAGTTCAACTCGCTGAACCTGTAAAAAAAGAAAAAGCTCAACTCGCTGAACCTGTAAAAGAACAAAAAGATAAACTTGATGAACCTGTAAAAGAAAACCAAGATCAACTCGCTGAACCTGATGCATCATAGCTATCCATACAAGGCGATAAAACGATATGTGGGTAAAGCCCTGCATCATTATGATATGATAGCGGATGGTGACAAAATCCTGGTTGGACTTTCCGGTGGTATTGACAGTTTCACTCTTTTGTGGATATTAAATGAACGAAAAAAACGAATACTGATAGATTATGACCTGATTGCAGTTTTTGTCGATCCGGGTTTTGATGATCAATTTGGTAAAAAACTTGAAACATATTGCAAAGCAAATGAATTTCATCTAATAATTGATCGTACAGATCATGGACTCCAGGCACACAGTACCGAAAACAGGGAAAATCCCTGTTTTTTATGTTCCAGGCTGCGCAGAAAACGTCTTTTTGAAATAGCCGATAAATACGGATGTAAAAAGATCGCTTTAGGGCACCATAAAGATGATATTATCGAAACTTTTTTTATGAACATATGTTATTCAGGCGAAATCGGAACCATGGTTCCATCACAATCCTTTTTTAAAGGTAAATTTCAAATTATCAGACCCCTTGCGTTTATAGAACAGGAAACAATAAATCGTTTTGCAAAAGAAACAGGTTTTCCGATTTTAACTAATCCATGCCCAAGTGCGAACAGCTCCAAACGTAGTAAAATCAAGAGCCTCTTAACAGAGCTTTATAAAAGCAACAAAAAAATCAAAGGCAATATTTTCAACTCCATGAGCAATGTCAACACAGAGTATTTATTAATATGATTGATATACAAAACCAGTTTGATGACCGAAACATCCCTATCGACAAGGTAGGTATTAAAAATCTCCGTTACCCGATCACCGTTTTAGATAAAGGCAGCGGTTTTCAACATACTGTGGCTTTAATTAATATGTATGTTGATTTGCCGAACAATTATAAAGGCACCCACATGAGCAGGTTTGTAAAACTGCTTCACCTGCTGCAACCGGAGGTCTCTTTAAAAAAAATATCAAGTATTTTAGATCAGATGAAAAAACAGTTGAATGCAGCTTCAGCGCACATAGAGGTTACCTTTCCTTATTTTATAAAAAAATACGCGCCTGTCAGCAACCTCCCCGGTTTAATGGACTATACCTGTAAAATTACCGGAGCAAGCGGCCCGGATGAGAAAATTGATCTTGTTTCAGAAGTTATTGTCCCGATCTCGTCTGTCTGCCCATGTTCAAAGGAAATAAGTGACGCAGGAGCGCATAATCAGCGCGGCAAAGTAGAGTTGCGCACAAGGTTCAAAAAATTTATCTGGCTGGAGGATATGATAAAGCTTGTGGAGCAGGCAGCCTCATGTGAAGTCTATTCAGTTTTAAAACGGGTTGATGAAAAAGCCGTAACCGAAAAAGGGTATAACAACCCAAAATTTGTAGAAGATATTGTCAGGGATATCGCATTAAAACTAAAAGCCGATAATAATATAATATGGTTTTCAGTAAGCGCTGAAAATTTTGAATCTATTCACAACCATAGCGCTTATGCCCAGATTATAAGTAGTTAATGGAGAGTATAAATATGAAGTATTTTATTTTTATTTTTATTTTAATGTTTCTATTTCTTTTATCAGCAACAGTTCAGGCTGAAACCAGGTATATCAGCAATATAATTAAAGTAACCTTGAGGACAGGACCCGGGATAGACCACAAAATTGTCAAAATGATCAAATCAGGGCAGAATGTTAAAATTCAAGAGCAAGGCGAGGAGTGGTCAAAAGTCCAAACGCCAAACGGAAAAGAAGGATGGGTGTTAAATCGCTTTCTTACTGCGAAAGAGCCCGATTTTATAGCTTTGGCAAAACTTAAAAAAAAGTATAATGCCATAAAAGTCCAGCTACCGGCAATAAGTGAAGAGAATAAACAACTTAAAGAACAAAACGTACAATTCAAACAGGATCTTGGCAAGCATCAATCCGAATTGAATAAGCTCTCCAGGGAATATGACAAACTAAAAGATGATTCCGCAGGGTATCTGAACCTGAAGGCCAAATATGAGAAAACCGTCGCCAAGCTGGCGGAACAGTCCAACAAAGCAGAAAGGCTTGAAAAAGAATTGCTCCATAAATACATCACGGCCGGGTTAACCGGCGCAGCTATCTTGTTGCTGGGATTCATAATAGGCTTCAGCACCAAACGTCAACGTAAAAGGACATCGCTCCTGTAAGGGAACTTCCAAGAAATAATCTACGCATCCTGCTTGCCCTTTTGTCCGTCTTCTACGTTGCGGTAACAGTTGTATAGTTCACTATGCAACTGTTATCACGCCTTGAAGACGAACAAAAAATCTGCACGATATGCGTAGATTATTTCCTTCCAGTTTCCTAAAAAGATGATAATCGTTCACGATTGTTGACTTTATATCCCTTGTACAAAAACGATTAAGGCCACAAAATGAAATTTGAACCTGTTATCGGACTCGAAGTTCACGCCCAGCTAAAAACAAAAACAAAAATTTTCTGCAGTTGTTCAACCGCCTTCGGCTCACCCCCCAACACCCATGTTTGCCCGGTTTGTCTAGGGATGCCCGGCACCCTGCCCGTCTTAAACAAAAAGGTTATAGAATACGCTCTGCTGATGGCCCTGGCAACCAAATGCAGTATCAACCGGGTGAACAGGTTTGCGCGTAAAAATTATTA of Desulfosarcina sp. BuS5 contains these proteins:
- a CDS encoding phosphatidylserine decarboxylase family protein; this encodes MKKFSWPDPPGQTAFPIARAGYPFIFAAAFVTVIFALLGLVIPAVGGLLAASCICCFFRDPDRVIPNKLRAVVSPADGKIVKAELIEKNRFTEENCIKISIFMSVFNVHVNRIPYAGKITDICYYPGKFFSANLDKASKNNEHNAIFIETDNGHSICFVQIAGLIARRIICGLQQGDTVDRGQRFGIICFGSRLDVYLPADSDISVSTGDKVKAGASILGFLS
- the pssA gene encoding CDP-diacylglycerol--serine O-phosphatidyltransferase codes for the protein MKHNNTEKSIPKRPRRGIYILPNFFTSMNIFCGFYAIISSINGRFTAAGVSILIAVVFDSLDGKIARATNTTSKFGVEYDSLADLISFGLAPGLMIYLWALKPLGRIGWLAAFLFLICGALRLARFNTQTGSVDSNHFVGLPIPAGAGMNAVIVLFCHRFGMNNSVNPILIFIIMNTLSFLMVSTIKYNSFKKPELFKKMNFNVLVGAVIIFIFIAAEPSIALFLMGLIYVISGPIGSLKHLKNAKHNTTNTPKPDKKKA
- a CDS encoding 3-isopropylmalate dehydrogenase, with translation MSKKYSIAVIPGDGTGPEVINEGIKVLEAVAKKFEFTIDFTNYDLGGERYKATGEIFPDTAAEGLTAADAIYLGAIGHPDVKPGILEKGLLLKLRFDFDQYINLRPVKLYEGVETPLKNKSPDDIDFVVVRENTEGLYAGAGGCLKRGTPDEVAIQSSINTRKGVERCIRFAFEYCRSRNKAKKLTLCGKTNVLTYAFDLWERTFYEVGKEYPDIQTDYAHVDAICMWMVKNPEWFDVIVTDNMFGDIITDLAAMIQGGMGIAAGGNINPEGVSMFEPIGGSAPKYTGKQIINPIAAISAAQIMLATLGEKKASQTVEKAVIKVLRDDLDDIAAGKMGYTTSEVGDLVAEYIIAN
- a CDS encoding aspartate-semialdehyde dehydrogenase, producing MDEKKFNVAVAGATGVVGNQMITCLEEREFPVKSIKFLASHRSAGRKLEFKDQEITVEELKEDSFRGIDIAIFSAGGGPSKKFAPCAAKDGCIVVDNSSAWRMDTEVPLLIPEVNPDDIKNYTNKGIIANPNCSTIQMLVALYPIYKKCGIKRIVVSTYQAVSGTGLKAIEELSDQTRAMLNFQDYEKKVYPHQIAFNCLPHIDVFLENGYTREEMKMVLETRKIFGDNNIGVTATTVRVPVFYSHSESINIETLEHISADEVKTLLSNAPGIKVLDDPEKNLYPLAIEAAGTDLTYVGRIREDESIPNGINLWVVADNIRKGAATNAVQIAELLAKDYL
- the greA gene encoding transcription elongation factor GreA, with product MEKTPITMRGYETLKKELEHLKRVERPANIKAIEEARAHGDLSENAEFEAAKNRQSFIEGRIGELGYKLASADIINPDELPKDRAVFGCTVLLENIDTGEEIKYQLVGPDESDIEKKRISVSSPLGQAMIGKEPGDEVKLNAPGGKRLYELIEIL
- the rpoZ gene encoding DNA-directed RNA polymerase subunit omega gives rise to the protein MARITMEDCLKRVQNRFQLVNMVAKRVRQIRDGAEYLIYSPKNEDVVTCLREIAAGKIKLKKEKVQLAEPVKKEKAQLAEPVKEQKDKLDEPVKENQDQLAEPDAS
- a CDS encoding ATP-binding protein, whose protein sequence is MHHSYPYKAIKRYVGKALHHYDMIADGDKILVGLSGGIDSFTLLWILNERKKRILIDYDLIAVFVDPGFDDQFGKKLETYCKANEFHLIIDRTDHGLQAHSTENRENPCFLCSRLRRKRLFEIADKYGCKKIALGHHKDDIIETFFMNICYSGEIGTMVPSQSFFKGKFQIIRPLAFIEQETINRFAKETGFPILTNPCPSANSSKRSKIKSLLTELYKSNKKIKGNIFNSMSNVNTEYLLI
- the folE2 gene encoding GTP cyclohydrolase FolE2 → MIDIQNQFDDRNIPIDKVGIKNLRYPITVLDKGSGFQHTVALINMYVDLPNNYKGTHMSRFVKLLHLLQPEVSLKKISSILDQMKKQLNAASAHIEVTFPYFIKKYAPVSNLPGLMDYTCKITGASGPDEKIDLVSEVIVPISSVCPCSKEISDAGAHNQRGKVELRTRFKKFIWLEDMIKLVEQAASCEVYSVLKRVDEKAVTEKGYNNPKFVEDIVRDIALKLKADNNIIWFSVSAENFESIHNHSAYAQIISS
- a CDS encoding TIGR04211 family SH3 domain-containing protein, with the translated sequence MKYFIFIFILMFLFLLSATVQAETRYISNIIKVTLRTGPGIDHKIVKMIKSGQNVKIQEQGEEWSKVQTPNGKEGWVLNRFLTAKEPDFIALAKLKKKYNAIKVQLPAISEENKQLKEQNVQFKQDLGKHQSELNKLSREYDKLKDDSAGYLNLKAKYEKTVAKLAEQSNKAERLEKELLHKYITAGLTGAAILLLGFIIGFSTKRQRKRTSLL